From the genome of Nakamurella flavida, one region includes:
- a CDS encoding aldo/keto reductase → MDGRRVGRSGLRVSRLGLGTMTWGRDTDAEAAAAQLESFVTAGGTFVDTSNVYGDGKAEEMLGSLVPVVVPRSSIVLGTTTVGVGGGRRALLDALDATLVRLGTDHVDLWQVHGFDTGVPYEETATALQIAVDSGRAGYIGLSGQNAWQAATLSAHLGTGRYRVVSLEVEYSLVERSAEDAILPAAAVHDWGVLGWAPLGRGVLTGKYRHGTPPDSRGASAHFARYVGKHRTERAARIVEATVTAAQGLGCTPLAVACAWARDRPGIASVVLGARDAGQLTAALAAEELILPAEIRAALDEVSDPFDAPI, encoded by the coding sequence ATGGACGGACGCCGGGTGGGGCGGAGCGGGTTGCGGGTCTCCCGGCTCGGCCTGGGCACCATGACCTGGGGCCGGGACACCGACGCCGAGGCCGCCGCGGCCCAGCTGGAGTCGTTCGTCACCGCCGGAGGCACTTTCGTCGACACGTCCAACGTCTACGGCGACGGCAAGGCCGAGGAGATGCTCGGCTCGCTCGTCCCCGTCGTGGTGCCGCGCTCGTCGATCGTGCTCGGCACGACCACGGTGGGCGTCGGCGGCGGCCGTCGGGCCCTGCTCGACGCGCTGGACGCCACCCTCGTCCGGCTGGGCACCGATCACGTCGACCTCTGGCAGGTGCACGGCTTCGACACCGGCGTCCCCTACGAGGAGACGGCCACCGCCCTGCAGATCGCGGTGGACTCCGGTCGCGCCGGCTACATCGGGCTCTCCGGGCAGAACGCCTGGCAGGCCGCCACGCTGTCCGCCCACCTGGGCACCGGCCGGTACCGCGTGGTGTCCCTGGAGGTCGAGTACTCGCTGGTGGAACGGTCGGCGGAGGACGCGATCCTGCCCGCGGCGGCCGTGCACGACTGGGGCGTGCTCGGCTGGGCACCGCTGGGTCGCGGGGTGCTGACCGGGAAGTACCGGCACGGCACTCCCCCGGACTCCCGCGGGGCCTCCGCCCACTTCGCCCGGTACGTCGGCAAGCACCGCACCGAGCGGGCGGCGCGGATCGTCGAGGCCACGGTGACCGCCGCCCAGGGGCTGGGCTGCACGCCGCTCGCGGTGGCCTGCGCGTGGGCGCGGGACCGGCCCGGGATCGCCTCGGTGGTGCTGGGTGCCCGGGATGCGGGGCAGTTGACCGCCGCACTGGCCGCCGAGGAGCTGATCCTGCCCGCGGAGATCCGGGCCGCCCTGGACGAGGTCAGCGACCCGTTCGACGCTCCGATCTGA